A window of the Apostichopus japonicus isolate 1M-3 chromosome 8, ASM3797524v1, whole genome shotgun sequence genome harbors these coding sequences:
- the LOC139970469 gene encoding uncharacterized protein isoform X2 produces the protein MFSISPRPVRIPVLTPFLARRNSSKKSPKVRKKSEKSSFFTRKVSWRSSNKWKPNWKALGVDKSTEWDAFTKDLKVLREWLKGAIEFTQAWRAPEHNIVNIRTQLERHLAFALEVKTHQYQLENILFTGRNFLDAFPQLGEVLEDTLADIETEWNCLDSHLGIQSKQIQEALAVVETSIGSSTLQDADIEQIQDTLDHMNLRLTCNQDRLPQVQETLNSVRVDTQTVLSSSVTGPLPCSSSPDFEALYSDLNDWLDDMQLAVTDSDDVFISEPQMEQMCQGYEQELQLREVSRSKLQRKGLQLMSSNPNLAEQVRNRLESLNQRWKVLQSKLLMPIKPKNSKKRTDSSSSSIFTTSEEALSVVLEVEDVISRLKVWLTRMEQQLFSSQGSLEHLNEEQLENKKTELEGLQAEIKKHAPGIEMVLSLCDLLLADGSTSTLQKDQDNLRLTSFNLDRRWQAVQAQSRDLFARLEKKMEEARQNATEEVQLSDMFTPSKYSTSAWSMTPHRYHPTPSIDDDAVDGFTFRVNDLQRRLDIEELVIAREAFSENDAYSISDTSDVSLGDLDFDDVLPLKDGEDNHDIDPGPGTPDIMDFAEDILDKYLEMESSILHSSTGVAVSEGRPLPDPAESSKREVEFWTMSPKEGGTFNFDQTVLAGRSIPKPSFSPFQSEALNQSEQEESIDDEEQGSVIVEVSDLELDERELLEGALWDLCLSSDEGEGDEDVSMMNPPSPEEAAEAIFQAFNFPSVIDDSEDVFKHSDPIPLVEPVSHMDNSHVRAILCQSWPMKTSSFLVSEKSPSIENLTTPSICPDIDRFFPSFLGEELSFKETKRGLDSLRLNLNLSPSKDHSSRQSKEDLEETEDALLEITDLSLSHMYESLDFMTELTSRLATDSLSTSPSSSEDYFSCQSLDDIDTASIFNPSIIIKAGTDSGCYLSKQETTVGDLESLFPAMIESKAINARVGEETISAKQEMYDYSSDEQWSHVVSDTVQCVNTDDTHSVGSECQDYFDALFGSDLTESLGTDMSVNCEDNFRMSSAVERESSMGEGRLVMQATEEVPCTYVNGSEELQDAKQGCMSCEDNVTMSSAVERESSMGEGRLVTQAKQATEEVPCTFVNGSEELQVAKQGYMSYVAQLSDSCRDGDLMNYLDSVKLKKCYLWSMAGSNVDKPADKDSETGDMEQELDELLLKPEELEKKWELDSEGSDDTDKLIEASSSLINELNRRDLAGSPGPDASTGDWKDVIVLWLDKNTKDAAQEADLKEIQSAGTEVSNPNCDEVDFARRRVEETDGRNGQIGEIKYSDELVNIHVKPSFMKKVLMTALPIQLLLYLYIILVLVLPCVVETSTGDCYLSLSDNLLIDSHRLGPIVTFIRGPPPV, from the exons aTGTTTTCAATATCACCACGACCAGTTCGAATCCCAGTCCTAACACCATTTCTTGCCAGGAGGAATTCATCCAAGAAATCACCGAAAGTGAGGAAAAAATCAGAAAAGTCTTCGTTCTTTACTAGAAAGGTTAGCTGGAGAAGTAGCAATAAATGGAAACCAAACTGGAAAGCTTTAGGGGTAGACAAATCAACAGAGTGGGAT GCTTTCACCAAGGATCTTAAAGTTTTGAGGGAATGGCTCAAGGGGGCTATAGAGTTTACCCAGGCATGGCGTGCACCGGAGCACAATATTGTCAACATTAGAACACAACTCGAGAGGCATCTG GCATTTGCTCTAGAAGTGAAGACTCATCAGTATCAACTGGAGAATATTCTCTTTACCGGAAGAAACTTTTTGGATGCTTTTCCTCAGCTTGGAGAGGTGTTAGAAGACACTTTAGCAGACATCGAGACTGAGTGGAACTGCCTCGATAGCCATCTTGGTATTCAATCTAAACAGATCCAGGAAGCATTAGCAGTTGTGGAAACATCAATTGGTTCCAGTACATTGCAG GATGCGGACATTGAACAAATTCAGGataccttggatcacatgaacCTGCGTCTGACCTGCAACCAGGACCGCTTGCCCCAAGTACAAGAAACTTTGAACAGTGTTAGAGTCGATACACAGACTGTTCT AAGCTCCAGTGTAACTGGGCCATTGCCATGCAGTTCTTCACCAGACTTTGAGGCTTTGTACAGTGACTTGAATGATTGGCTGGATGACATGCAGCTGGCTGTAACTGATAGTGATGATGTCTTCATCTCAGAACCTCAAATGGAACAAATGTGCCAG GGTTATGAACAAGAGTTACAGCTGAGAGAAGTCAGCCGAAGCAAGCTCCAGAGAAAGGGACTTCAGCTGATGTCATCGAATCCTAACCTGGCAGAGCAGGTAAGAAACAGATTGGAGTCTCTGAACCAGAGATGGAAGGTCCTGCAGTCCAAGCTGCTGATGCCAATCAAACCAAAGAACAGTAAGAAGAGAACTGATAGCAGCAGCAGCTCCATCTTCACCACCTCGGAGGAGGCTTTGAGTGTTGTTCTGGAGGTAGAGGATGTCATCTCTCGTCTCAAGGTTTGGCTGACCAGGATGGAACAGCAGTTGTTCTCATCTCAAGGTTCCCTAGAGCATCTTAATGAAGAACAGCTGGAGAACAAGAAGACAGAACTAGAG GGTCTGCAAGCAGAAATAAAGAAGCATGCACCAGGGATTGAGATGGTACTTTCCCTCTGCGACCTGTTACTCGCTGATGGTTCCACTTCAACCTTACAGAAGGACCAAGACAATTTAAGGCTGACATCATTTAACCTGGACCGGAGATGGCAAGCTGTACAGGCTCAGTCTAGGGACCTCTTTGCTAGACTGGAAAAGAAAATGGAGGAAGCCAGACAG AATGCAACTGAAGAAGTTCAGCTTAGCGACATGTTCACGCcatcaaaatatagcaccagtgCATGGTCTATgactccccaccgttaccaccccaccccctctataGATGATGACGCTGTGGACGGATTCACTTTCAGGGTCAACGACTTACAGCGGAGGTTGGACATTGAAGAGCTTGTGATTGCAAGGGAGGCTTTCTCTGAGAACGATGCTTACAGTATAAGCGACACTTCGGATGTATCACTCGGGGATCTGGATTTTGACGATGTGTTGCCCTTGAAGGATGGAGAGGACAACCATGATATTGATCCAGGCCCAGGAACTCCGGACATCATGGATTTTGCTGAAGACATTCTGGATAAGTATTTGGAAATGGAATCTTCCATTCTCCATTCATCGACGGGAGTGGCTGTCTCTGAAGGGAGGCCTTTACCTGACCCTGCAGAGTCATCCAAGAGGGAAGTGGAATTTTGGACCATGTCACCAAAAGAAGGAGGTACATTTAACTTTGATCAGACAGTGCTAGCAGGTAGGAGTATTCCAAAACCAAGTTTCTCTCCCTTCCAGTCAGAGGCACTTAACCAAAGTGAACAGGAAGAATCCATCGATGATGAAGAACAAGGATCTGTGATCGTGGAAGTGAGCGACCTAGAATTGGATGAAAGGGAACTACTGGAGGGTGCTCTGTGGGATCTCTGCCTCTCGAGTGATGAAGGTGAGGGAGATGAAGATGTGAGTATGATGAATCCGCCAAGCCCTGAAGAAGCAGCAGAGGCCATTTTCCAAGCTTTCAACTTTCCATCGGTCATTGATGACAGTGAGGATGTTTTCAAGCACTCTGACCCCATTCCTCTAGTTGAACCTGTATCTCACATGGACAACTCTCATGTTAGAGCCATTCTGTGTCAATCTTGGCCAATGAAGACATCCTCGTTCTTGGTCTCTGAGAAAAGCCCCAGCATTGAGAATCTCACAACTCCTTCCATCTGTCCAGACATTGACAgattctttccttctttcctcGGTGAAGAGCTTTCATTCAAAGAGACGAAAAGAGGGCTGGACAGTCTGCGATTGAATTTGAATCTGTCACCATCGAAGGACCATTCTTCAAGACAATCTAAGGAAGATTTGGAAGAGACAGAGGATGCACTCTTAGAGATAACAGACCTCAGTCTCAGCCACATGTATGAGTCCCTGGATTTCATGACTGAATTGACTTCTAGGCTTGCCACAGATTCGTTATCAACATCTCCTAGTTCTTCTGAGGATTACTTCAGCTGCCAATCCTTGGATGATATCGATACTGCCAGCATATTCAACCCGAGTATCATCATCAAAGCAGGCACAGATAGCGGTTGTTACTTGTCCAAACAGGAAACGACCGTTGGAGATTTGGAGAGTCTATTTCCTGCCATGATTGAAAGTAAGGCAATTAATGCTCGTGTGGGTGAGGAGACTATATCTGCGAAACAGGAAATGTACGATTACAGCAGTGATGAACAGTGGAGCCACGTAGTCAGTGATACGGTACAGTGTGTGAATACAGACGACACGCACAGTGTTGGATCAGAATGCCAGGATTATTTTGATGCTCTTTTTGGGTCGGACTTAACTGAAAGTTTGGGAACAGACATGAGCGTGAACTGTGAGGATAATTTTAGAATGTCTTCAGCTGTTGAGAGAGAGAGTTCTATGGGGGAAGGCAGGTTAGTTATGCAAGCAACAGAGGAGGTGCCTTGTACCTATGTGAATGGATCTGAAGAACTTCAAGATGCTAAACAGGGTTGCATGAGCTGTGAGGATAATGTTACAATGTCTTCAGCTGTTGAGAGAGAGAGTTCCATGGGGGAAGGCAGGTTAGTTACACAAGCTAAACAAGCAACAGAGGAGGTGCCTTGTACCTTTGTGAACGGATCTGAAGAACTTCAAGTTGCTAAACAGGGTTACATGAGCTACGTAGCTCAGTTAAGTGACTCATGCAGAGATGGGGATCTCATGAACTACTTAGATAGTGTTAAGTTAAAGAAGTGTTACCTGTGGTCCATGGCTGGGTCAAATGTAGATAAGCCAGCTGACAAAGACTCAGAAACGGGAGACATGGAGCAGGAGCTGGATGAGCTTCTGCTGAAACCAGAGGAGCTTGAAAAGAAATGGGAGCTTGATTCTGAGGGTAGCGATGACACAGATAAACTAATTGAGGCCTCATCATCTTTGATTAATGAGCTGAATCGCAGGGACCTAGCAGGGTCCCCAGGGCCTGATGCATCCACAGGGGATTGGAAGGATGTGATTGTTCTCTGGCTGGATAAAAATACCAAAGATGCTGCCCAAGAGGCTGACCTGAAGGAAATTCAATCAGCTGGAACAGAG GTTTCTAATCCCAATTGTGATGAAGTGGACTTTGCAAGGAGGAGAGTAGAAGAGACAGATGGCAGGAATGGGCAGATAGGAGAGATTAAGTATTCAGATGAActtgtgaatattcatgtgaAACCATCATTTATGAAGAAAGTGTTGATGACAGCATTACCTATTCAGTTGCTCCTCTATCTCTACATCATACTAGTCTTGGTGTTACCCTGCGTGGTGGAGACCTCAACGGGCGATTGTTATCTCTCCTTGTCCGACAATCTCTTGATCGACAGTCACAGACTGGGACCAATCGTCACCTTCATTCGCGGCCCTCCACCTGTGTAG
- the LOC139970469 gene encoding uncharacterized protein isoform X1, which produces MFSISPRPVRIPVLTPFLARRNSSKKSPKVRKKSEKSSFFTRKVSWRSSNKWKPNWKALGVDKSTEWDAFTKDLKVLREWLKGAIEFTQAWRAPEHNIVNIRTQLERHLAFALEVKTHQYQLENILFTGRNFLDAFPQLGEVLEDTLADIETEWNCLDSHLGIQSKQIQEALAVVETSIGSSTLQDADIEQIQDTLDHMNLRLTCNQDRLPQVQETLNSVRVDTQTVLSSSVTGPLPCSSSPDFEALYSDLNDWLDDMQLAVTDSDDVFISEPQMEQMCQGYEQELQLREVSRSKLQRKGLQLMSSNPNLAEQVRNRLESLNQRWKVLQSKLLMPIKPKNSKKRTDSSSSSIFTTSEEALSVVLEVEDVISRLKVWLTRMEQQLFSSQGSLEHLNEEQLENKKTELEGLQAEIKKHAPGIEMVLSLCDLLLADGSTSTLQKDQDNLRLTSFNLDRRWQAVQAQSRDLFARLEKKMEEARQQNATEEVQLSDMFTPSKYSTSAWSMTPHRYHPTPSIDDDAVDGFTFRVNDLQRRLDIEELVIAREAFSENDAYSISDTSDVSLGDLDFDDVLPLKDGEDNHDIDPGPGTPDIMDFAEDILDKYLEMESSILHSSTGVAVSEGRPLPDPAESSKREVEFWTMSPKEGGTFNFDQTVLAGRSIPKPSFSPFQSEALNQSEQEESIDDEEQGSVIVEVSDLELDERELLEGALWDLCLSSDEGEGDEDVSMMNPPSPEEAAEAIFQAFNFPSVIDDSEDVFKHSDPIPLVEPVSHMDNSHVRAILCQSWPMKTSSFLVSEKSPSIENLTTPSICPDIDRFFPSFLGEELSFKETKRGLDSLRLNLNLSPSKDHSSRQSKEDLEETEDALLEITDLSLSHMYESLDFMTELTSRLATDSLSTSPSSSEDYFSCQSLDDIDTASIFNPSIIIKAGTDSGCYLSKQETTVGDLESLFPAMIESKAINARVGEETISAKQEMYDYSSDEQWSHVVSDTVQCVNTDDTHSVGSECQDYFDALFGSDLTESLGTDMSVNCEDNFRMSSAVERESSMGEGRLVMQATEEVPCTYVNGSEELQDAKQGCMSCEDNVTMSSAVERESSMGEGRLVTQAKQATEEVPCTFVNGSEELQVAKQGYMSYVAQLSDSCRDGDLMNYLDSVKLKKCYLWSMAGSNVDKPADKDSETGDMEQELDELLLKPEELEKKWELDSEGSDDTDKLIEASSSLINELNRRDLAGSPGPDASTGDWKDVIVLWLDKNTKDAAQEADLKEIQSAGTEVSNPNCDEVDFARRRVEETDGRNGQIGEIKYSDELVNIHVKPSFMKKVLMTALPIQLLLYLYIILVLVLPCVVETSTGDCYLSLSDNLLIDSHRLGPIVTFIRGPPPV; this is translated from the exons aTGTTTTCAATATCACCACGACCAGTTCGAATCCCAGTCCTAACACCATTTCTTGCCAGGAGGAATTCATCCAAGAAATCACCGAAAGTGAGGAAAAAATCAGAAAAGTCTTCGTTCTTTACTAGAAAGGTTAGCTGGAGAAGTAGCAATAAATGGAAACCAAACTGGAAAGCTTTAGGGGTAGACAAATCAACAGAGTGGGAT GCTTTCACCAAGGATCTTAAAGTTTTGAGGGAATGGCTCAAGGGGGCTATAGAGTTTACCCAGGCATGGCGTGCACCGGAGCACAATATTGTCAACATTAGAACACAACTCGAGAGGCATCTG GCATTTGCTCTAGAAGTGAAGACTCATCAGTATCAACTGGAGAATATTCTCTTTACCGGAAGAAACTTTTTGGATGCTTTTCCTCAGCTTGGAGAGGTGTTAGAAGACACTTTAGCAGACATCGAGACTGAGTGGAACTGCCTCGATAGCCATCTTGGTATTCAATCTAAACAGATCCAGGAAGCATTAGCAGTTGTGGAAACATCAATTGGTTCCAGTACATTGCAG GATGCGGACATTGAACAAATTCAGGataccttggatcacatgaacCTGCGTCTGACCTGCAACCAGGACCGCTTGCCCCAAGTACAAGAAACTTTGAACAGTGTTAGAGTCGATACACAGACTGTTCT AAGCTCCAGTGTAACTGGGCCATTGCCATGCAGTTCTTCACCAGACTTTGAGGCTTTGTACAGTGACTTGAATGATTGGCTGGATGACATGCAGCTGGCTGTAACTGATAGTGATGATGTCTTCATCTCAGAACCTCAAATGGAACAAATGTGCCAG GGTTATGAACAAGAGTTACAGCTGAGAGAAGTCAGCCGAAGCAAGCTCCAGAGAAAGGGACTTCAGCTGATGTCATCGAATCCTAACCTGGCAGAGCAGGTAAGAAACAGATTGGAGTCTCTGAACCAGAGATGGAAGGTCCTGCAGTCCAAGCTGCTGATGCCAATCAAACCAAAGAACAGTAAGAAGAGAACTGATAGCAGCAGCAGCTCCATCTTCACCACCTCGGAGGAGGCTTTGAGTGTTGTTCTGGAGGTAGAGGATGTCATCTCTCGTCTCAAGGTTTGGCTGACCAGGATGGAACAGCAGTTGTTCTCATCTCAAGGTTCCCTAGAGCATCTTAATGAAGAACAGCTGGAGAACAAGAAGACAGAACTAGAG GGTCTGCAAGCAGAAATAAAGAAGCATGCACCAGGGATTGAGATGGTACTTTCCCTCTGCGACCTGTTACTCGCTGATGGTTCCACTTCAACCTTACAGAAGGACCAAGACAATTTAAGGCTGACATCATTTAACCTGGACCGGAGATGGCAAGCTGTACAGGCTCAGTCTAGGGACCTCTTTGCTAGACTGGAAAAGAAAATGGAGGAAGCCAGACAG CAGAATGCAACTGAAGAAGTTCAGCTTAGCGACATGTTCACGCcatcaaaatatagcaccagtgCATGGTCTATgactccccaccgttaccaccccaccccctctataGATGATGACGCTGTGGACGGATTCACTTTCAGGGTCAACGACTTACAGCGGAGGTTGGACATTGAAGAGCTTGTGATTGCAAGGGAGGCTTTCTCTGAGAACGATGCTTACAGTATAAGCGACACTTCGGATGTATCACTCGGGGATCTGGATTTTGACGATGTGTTGCCCTTGAAGGATGGAGAGGACAACCATGATATTGATCCAGGCCCAGGAACTCCGGACATCATGGATTTTGCTGAAGACATTCTGGATAAGTATTTGGAAATGGAATCTTCCATTCTCCATTCATCGACGGGAGTGGCTGTCTCTGAAGGGAGGCCTTTACCTGACCCTGCAGAGTCATCCAAGAGGGAAGTGGAATTTTGGACCATGTCACCAAAAGAAGGAGGTACATTTAACTTTGATCAGACAGTGCTAGCAGGTAGGAGTATTCCAAAACCAAGTTTCTCTCCCTTCCAGTCAGAGGCACTTAACCAAAGTGAACAGGAAGAATCCATCGATGATGAAGAACAAGGATCTGTGATCGTGGAAGTGAGCGACCTAGAATTGGATGAAAGGGAACTACTGGAGGGTGCTCTGTGGGATCTCTGCCTCTCGAGTGATGAAGGTGAGGGAGATGAAGATGTGAGTATGATGAATCCGCCAAGCCCTGAAGAAGCAGCAGAGGCCATTTTCCAAGCTTTCAACTTTCCATCGGTCATTGATGACAGTGAGGATGTTTTCAAGCACTCTGACCCCATTCCTCTAGTTGAACCTGTATCTCACATGGACAACTCTCATGTTAGAGCCATTCTGTGTCAATCTTGGCCAATGAAGACATCCTCGTTCTTGGTCTCTGAGAAAAGCCCCAGCATTGAGAATCTCACAACTCCTTCCATCTGTCCAGACATTGACAgattctttccttctttcctcGGTGAAGAGCTTTCATTCAAAGAGACGAAAAGAGGGCTGGACAGTCTGCGATTGAATTTGAATCTGTCACCATCGAAGGACCATTCTTCAAGACAATCTAAGGAAGATTTGGAAGAGACAGAGGATGCACTCTTAGAGATAACAGACCTCAGTCTCAGCCACATGTATGAGTCCCTGGATTTCATGACTGAATTGACTTCTAGGCTTGCCACAGATTCGTTATCAACATCTCCTAGTTCTTCTGAGGATTACTTCAGCTGCCAATCCTTGGATGATATCGATACTGCCAGCATATTCAACCCGAGTATCATCATCAAAGCAGGCACAGATAGCGGTTGTTACTTGTCCAAACAGGAAACGACCGTTGGAGATTTGGAGAGTCTATTTCCTGCCATGATTGAAAGTAAGGCAATTAATGCTCGTGTGGGTGAGGAGACTATATCTGCGAAACAGGAAATGTACGATTACAGCAGTGATGAACAGTGGAGCCACGTAGTCAGTGATACGGTACAGTGTGTGAATACAGACGACACGCACAGTGTTGGATCAGAATGCCAGGATTATTTTGATGCTCTTTTTGGGTCGGACTTAACTGAAAGTTTGGGAACAGACATGAGCGTGAACTGTGAGGATAATTTTAGAATGTCTTCAGCTGTTGAGAGAGAGAGTTCTATGGGGGAAGGCAGGTTAGTTATGCAAGCAACAGAGGAGGTGCCTTGTACCTATGTGAATGGATCTGAAGAACTTCAAGATGCTAAACAGGGTTGCATGAGCTGTGAGGATAATGTTACAATGTCTTCAGCTGTTGAGAGAGAGAGTTCCATGGGGGAAGGCAGGTTAGTTACACAAGCTAAACAAGCAACAGAGGAGGTGCCTTGTACCTTTGTGAACGGATCTGAAGAACTTCAAGTTGCTAAACAGGGTTACATGAGCTACGTAGCTCAGTTAAGTGACTCATGCAGAGATGGGGATCTCATGAACTACTTAGATAGTGTTAAGTTAAAGAAGTGTTACCTGTGGTCCATGGCTGGGTCAAATGTAGATAAGCCAGCTGACAAAGACTCAGAAACGGGAGACATGGAGCAGGAGCTGGATGAGCTTCTGCTGAAACCAGAGGAGCTTGAAAAGAAATGGGAGCTTGATTCTGAGGGTAGCGATGACACAGATAAACTAATTGAGGCCTCATCATCTTTGATTAATGAGCTGAATCGCAGGGACCTAGCAGGGTCCCCAGGGCCTGATGCATCCACAGGGGATTGGAAGGATGTGATTGTTCTCTGGCTGGATAAAAATACCAAAGATGCTGCCCAAGAGGCTGACCTGAAGGAAATTCAATCAGCTGGAACAGAG GTTTCTAATCCCAATTGTGATGAAGTGGACTTTGCAAGGAGGAGAGTAGAAGAGACAGATGGCAGGAATGGGCAGATAGGAGAGATTAAGTATTCAGATGAActtgtgaatattcatgtgaAACCATCATTTATGAAGAAAGTGTTGATGACAGCATTACCTATTCAGTTGCTCCTCTATCTCTACATCATACTAGTCTTGGTGTTACCCTGCGTGGTGGAGACCTCAACGGGCGATTGTTATCTCTCCTTGTCCGACAATCTCTTGATCGACAGTCACAGACTGGGACCAATCGTCACCTTCATTCGCGGCCCTCCACCTGTGTAG